Genomic DNA from Paucilactobacillus hokkaidonensis JCM 18461:
AGCATGAATACGAATGACCCACCAATTATCCAGGGCGCGCGTTTACCAAAACGAGATTTAGTTTTATCTGATAATGCACCAGCAATCATATTAGAGAGTGCGGCAACGATCATGCCGCATGTTGAGAATAGTGCCACAAGTTGAATCTTGTTAGGAGCATCTAAATGTTGAATGATTGCTGGAAGAAATAGACTATTCATTACTATATATGGACCAAGCCAACTGGCTGGTCCGATTATAAGCCCAGGTACCAGACGTTTTAACGAAATTGTTGTTTTTTTCATAATTGAAACTCCCTTTTACTTATTTATAACTTTGTAATAATCAAAGTCAGCAAATGAATCGTGCTGATGGGCATCTACTGAACCGATAAAGTTAAACATAGCTGTAAATCCGCCAACTTCACCCGGTTCACCATTGACACCTTCATCAGATAAATATGAAACATCTAATTGATCTCCAAGCTGTTTCCAGTCATCGTTTTCCGAAATTTTGTACATGATTTGTGTGGTGCCAAGGTTGTAATTAATTTTAATTTCAGCAAAGTTGTTTGGTACACGAACTTCATCGAAAATATAATCAATCCGATCGCCTAATTTTGCTTGTAGTAATCTTAATACTGTTCCATCTTCTTTATCAGATTGACATAATCTAGCGTAAATCCAGTTGTTTGAATCGTAATATAAGCCTAAACCAGCAGTTTCTGAGTAATGATCCGGTTTGAAAGATACGCTGGTTTGGGCGGTGTAGTTTAGAGATGTGGCACGCGTGGCCATAATTGCTGGATTTACTTGAGAGAAAAATGAGTTACCACCATAAATTCTTAAATTTCCTGGATGTTCAGTTGTATTCACCCACGAAGATTTCTGTTCACGATAAGGAGTCATGAATCGTAAATCATATCTAGAATTGTTAAAATCGTCATCAATATTGTTTAGTTGATCAGATTGAATTGTGGCATCACTATTCCTTAATCCTGGAACTTCCATTTTAGCCAAGTTAGATCCATCGATCATTTGAAGCCAACCATCTTTCGTCCAAGTCATTTTTTGAAGAGATGTTTCACGTCCTAATGGATTTAGTTTAGTATTTGGTAAAGGCCGAGCCATTAAATGTGCTATATACCATTCATTAGTGGTCGTGTGTACTAAAGATCCGTGGCCTGCTTTTTGCATAACAGATTTTGGGTTGTACATTTCAAAATGACCAGAATCTGGATCTCCTAGGGAGAAAAGGTGGTGTGGAGATGACGTAATAATTGGCTCACCGGATGGGTTTGCTTCATATGGTCCAAAGATATTTTTTGACCGTCCCATTTCAATTCCGTGTGCATATCCAGTACCACCTGATGCAATCATTAAGTAGTAATAACCATTGTGTTTGTAAACCTGGGGTGCTTCGGCACATCCACGGGTTGTAAATCCTGTGGTAACACGATGCCAGTTGCCTATAATGCCACCTTTTTCTAAATCAATCTCTGCAATTACGATGTGACCTGGAGCTTGATATCCAGTTCTTGTTTCCCATTCCAAAATAGAAACGTAGTGTTTACCATTCTCATCGTGGAAAACAGCTGGATCAAATCCAATGGAGGTTAAATAAATTGGATCTGACCATGGCCCTTGAATATTGTCTGACCACATAGCAAATGAATCAGAATTAAATTCGCGTCCTGCCATATTTTGCATGTGGGAATAGGCTAGCCAGAATTTACCACTTTGTTTATCGTAGGACAGATGGGGAGCCCAGATGCCTGCGGGTGTATTTGTCCCACGTAAGTTAACTTCACCCTTGGTTAGGGCATATGAAATCAGTTTCCAGTTAGCCAAGTCTGTTGAATGAAAAATTTGAACAGCTGGATTCCAATGAAATGTTGAAGTTGCGATGTAGTAATCTTTATCAACTCTAATGATTGATGGGTCTGGTGCCATTCCAGGAATAATTGGATTTTTAATATTTGCCATATATAAACGCTCCATTCAATGAAATTTATACATAGATGAATAACATAAACGTCATATTAATAGAATAACGGGGTTTTCGTCTTGTGTATGGTTATATGTTATTATGGAAGCGCATTCAGGTCAATGAAATTAGTATCTTATGTCGATAAATTACTTTTAAAAAG
This window encodes:
- a CDS encoding family 43 glycosylhydrolase; the encoded protein is MANIKNPIIPGMAPDPSIIRVDKDYYIATSTFHWNPAVQIFHSTDLANWKLISYALTKGEVNLRGTNTPAGIWAPHLSYDKQSGKFWLAYSHMQNMAGREFNSDSFAMWSDNIQGPWSDPIYLTSIGFDPAVFHDENGKHYVSILEWETRTGYQAPGHIVIAEIDLEKGGIIGNWHRVTTGFTTRGCAEAPQVYKHNGYYYLMIASGGTGYAHGIEMGRSKNIFGPYEANPSGEPIITSSPHHLFSLGDPDSGHFEMYNPKSVMQKAGHGSLVHTTTNEWYIAHLMARPLPNTKLNPLGRETSLQKMTWTKDGWLQMIDGSNLAKMEVPGLRNSDATIQSDQLNNIDDDFNNSRYDLRFMTPYREQKSSWVNTTEHPGNLRIYGGNSFFSQVNPAIMATRATSLNYTAQTSVSFKPDHYSETAGLGLYYDSNNWIYARLCQSDKEDGTVLRLLQAKLGDRIDYIFDEVRVPNNFAEIKINYNLGTTQIMYKISENDDWKQLGDQLDVSYLSDEGVNGEPGEVGGFTAMFNFIGSVDAHQHDSFADFDYYKVINK